The genomic stretch acggtatggatttttaacaaacacagtctaaaatctattgagaaaaaagaaataaagaaattaatgacatctctacattgatcttaggttcttcttgctgagctaactttaaacaatttaaaccatttctgatcttaagcataggctaactggaatttcttggtcccgtgtttattttgtatatagtcaatccattttttccagtctcgtttatatctctcatttgagtgatctttaagatacgccgatattttagccaccttcggctaagtttgtaactttcaatgtccattcttggattgtaggcaagtcttccttcttccagtattgcgccaccaacagccttgctgccgttattaggtgcagaatcaagttagtctctaccactgtaaagtcaatacttGTACCTAGTAAAAATCGTGGATTATATCATGAGCTTTTAGGGCTAAGGCTCTGGTGATGCGGCAGTCACTTTATAAGGCGTCTTAAGCTTCCATaaccatgtcttattttcttttaaccaccgaaataagcgcttgtcctcatttttggggagggcttattatttttgaggtgcaggaggcagccagcatggtcatctcatggctgctgcattgcaatatttttggggagggcttattttagggcatgcattcaaaagcccaattgggcttatcatccagggaagtcttattttggggaaaacgggGTAGGAATCAGGTTCATTTGTGCAATATAGGGAGTCCATTTGAGGCTCCATCTTCACCTGAGATATATTCTCGTACTTTCCCCAGGGGAAGGAATCTGTGGCTAGGCGTATATTTCTTAGGGAAGCTACCTCTGCAGTTGTAACTCAGAAACGCAGCTCTCGGTCTGTCTTTTTCACAGTTGGCCGGCCTCCGAGGAACAGAGTCTCTGGATCATAAAAATGGATGCTGTCAACGAGGCAGATTCCCTTTCTGAATGTTCCCACAGTCAGAAATGGGCAGGCGAAGAACCTCAAGAGAGGGAAGCCATGTTGGATGCGGCTTTAGTATTCCGGTTATTGCTTTGCAAGATCGTTTTTTGGTTGAACAGTGGGGCAGActggacgtgtgtgtgtgtgtggtgtttgtgtgtgttgtaaaAGCCTCTCTTGTTTTGCTAAAGAAGCTGCTCATCGGACAAGCCTTTATAGCATTAATGGTTTCAGTCTTAAGGGCCTCTGGTTTAAGTCTACTCCGATGCACTAACGCAAAAGATAACTTGTTAAGTCTGTCTGTGGCTCAACCTTCCTcgcagagagagaatgaggttGCATCTTTTCCAATTGTGCATTTTGGGTGGCTCCTTGTCATCTTTGGAAGGAGTCTCCTTTGGGCTAACTTCTGCAGTTTCAGCCAGTTGAAGCATTAATCTGACGAAGGGATTTTTCCCTTGTTGGATGACAAGGAAGTCCCCCTTTCTTAGAGCCGGGCCATTTTGGAAGTCTGCCTTGCTTGGGTCTCCTCCTGTAGCCATTCTCCTCCTCGTTGCTCAGAGAaagtcccctctctctcttttttaaaaaaaagatttttattaacaaacatataaaatacacacacacacacaccaaaattagacgtacaccacatttatacaatacaatacgaacaggagcttcctgttctttctaatagcaatcatcaatcgataccactcaccttatattgtttccccttctactgtatttcatttggatttcaccactcttaaccctcttattttactcataactattgttttttgagttttgttatattccttcattgatttttgtttctttcctccatccacctataccactgatcccatatctggtagaattctgattcttcttttccctggatttctttagttagtttgtccatttcggcacagtccagaacctttcttattatttcatcttcgcttgggattaatttgtttttccatttctgggcaaaggcgatccttgccgccgtaattatatgtagtattaaatactggatttcttatttatttattcatttaattgctttgtatgccgcccactctcgagacttagggcggcttacaggtaaaaaaaaagggaaagggagacatacagaaaaaaaataaaaaaacaacattaaaaattccaccACATTCATAACTtaaggcctgccagaacagccaggtcttagttgctttgcggaagggtagtaagggtccggatctcaacggggagatcgttccagagggccggagcagctacagagaaggccctcccccgggggggcgacattgaccggcagatggaaaaaatacaattttttttgtatttcgcagacataattcctaataaaaaaacgaAACTCCCCTCTCTTAGCTGTGCTCCCTgccaaaaaaaggaagaaggtgaAAAACCCTTCCATCTCCTTGCGCACATATAAACCCACCAGAGGGGGTTTATGGCTGTTTTATTACCTACCGCTGCTTTGGCCAAAGAGCCCGAGAGAAATCTCATCTCTGGAATAGCTTTTTACGGCCATCACGGCATTAGGCCTGGTCACTCTTGGGTCCGGCATCATTGGGCAATCAGAAGttacgtcccccccccccccccgatgcagCGCAGGGAAAGGTAGAAATTTTACATTCGGAGGCCACACCGTTCTGtcgtgactcagcagcagtctcctgtgagtctttccaggatgcaagattaactatgcagctggggctcattaggggATAAAAGGGCGGacggtgccacgccctggttgcaggagtcaacgttccttggttcgttcaacatcgattgatcatcagtcgtggtttatgtaagatacacttggagaagtgctttgttttctgtaaccctgattcaaggatacacttggagaagtgcattgcgtgTAAGAGTTTTgctttgtattctgttatctgcttgaaagagacttcgtttctgtttattttggggctcgcagccagtctgagccgagaactgataaagagagttccttttaagtttgtttgcctgtcgtctgttaacgagcggagaaggggggacagaacaccgtTCTATCCCCAACAGGGGAAGGAAGCAATGGGAATCGGCTGTCTCTTTGAGCCTGTGAAGTGACAGCCAGCtgccgtgtttcccccaaaataagacagggtcttgttttcttttgaaaaccccctccaaaaataagcccttggtcttattttcggggaggtcttactatatttgaggtgcaggaggcagcaagtgtggtcatctcatggcttctgctgtgatgcaatatttccaagggaagggcttattttagcgcatgtgtgCAAAtccccaattgggtttattatccatggaggtcttattttcagggaagtaagGGAGGATGGACCCAGCACGGGGCTTGGGGAAGCCAGGGGCTTCTGTTCCCCCAATCAGTGTTTGAGAGTAAAGAAGGAAGTGACTGAAATTGCGTTCAAAAACTTGGCCCAGTGAAAAACTGCCGCTCCAACTAGTTGCAGTGGAGACCCTTACCGAGAAGAAATCCAGCGAGTAATGGGGGGGACGCTTGGGCTTGTGGTCAACCCAGAGGGCAGGTCATCTTCCCCAGGGGCTGAGCCAACAGGAGCCGCTTCCTTTGAACTGGAGGACGAGAGCAGGAATCTTAGTTCTTAAATGGCTGGTGggtgtttttttcctcctggtCTTATCAGGCCCGTGTCTTTGTTTTCCTCCACTAGGTCGCCAACGAAAGTCACGGGGACGTCAGCACTGAAGGTGTGTCTCTTTGTGTCAATATTTGTGCCTTGCAGCCGCAGCCACCGCCTCGTTGTGGGCAGCCTTTCTCCCTATTTGAAGGCCTCAGAACTGCAGCACCATCGCCAGCTAGGCAGGGAAGCGGGTCGGGAGGGAATTGCCTGGACTTCCCCCTCTTAAAACATATAATTCATATAATTCAGGCCCTCTGGCCTACTGACTGGCAGGGGGGTGGGTGAGAAGAGCTGGGGCAGGGGGTTGTCTGTCCCTTCGAGGTAAccagcggacttcaactcccagaattccgagCGTGTCGActagggagttctgggagttgaagtccgcctgaCGCAAAGCTGCCACGATTAAGAGACGCGTCGTCATGCGTGTCTCCTTCAATAACCAAGGAAGAAAACTCCCagctccattgtttgtggaattgaAGATACCTTTACTTGGTTATGAAAAGGTAGCGGCGAAAGGAAAGCaggatctgagccaaaaaggcggCGAATACACACacatcaaacgtttacccagcgCCCTCCCCCCAAATCGCCCCAATCCAAtggccaatctgcaactcccaaaggtgtcacgtggggtgcatcttcaaaacccTATGTAGAGACATAGGGTTTCCCATAGAAACCATAggtttcccatcccaaatacctcaagccccctccctcccccgtttctatggcagccgatagcaagcaagcgaaggCACAAGTTCCTAGAGCCTCCCATTCTTATCTGCCCTTGGGATTCCGGACACGAGGAGGCGGCTCTTTAACTTTTTGAGAAAAGGCAGCCAGTGCCAAGGTACTTAGCTGCCACTAGGATATCAGCCATATCAAGGTCGGCTTTCTCCAACTCGTCCTTCCGCCTGGCCAGAGGCAACAGTGACCACTCTCCCCCTGCCCAGCCCAGCCACTGGACTTAAAGCTCTTGCGACTTCTGATGGCGAGGCTGATTGCCTGTGATCCTGTTTTCCAGGAGCCGGACGGAGGTTCTCTGGTGGACGAGCATGAAGGAGGGAAAGACCTGGACATCAAGCAGGACGACCCCAAAAAGGTTTGTTTCCGCGGGACTTAAAATTAGCCACGAACAGACGGCCAAAGGGCTGGCGGGATGGCTCTTTCTCGTAAGCCACTGATGGGAAAGCTCCGTTTCGCTTTCGCCACCTCTTGATCCTCAAGATTGAAGTGGTTTATGTACTGCAGTTTTCGGAGTATaggacgcaccggtgtataagacgcaccaagattttgaagaggcaaattaaaaaaaaagttttagcactttgcagacctcccaaaaacgggcccgttttttgtcaaaaaaagggcacgcatagcctttaggaggcttatagagtgttcctggggattggggggggggcaaaaacgagcaaaagacAGCCATTTTTTCACtccgttttgccctccccagcccccaggaacactctataagcctactAGAGGCTAcgggcatttttgcaaagggggcaggatttcgggaggcaaaaaaaaatggtgtattcagtgtataagacacacccagattttcaccctctctttttgaggaaaaaaaggtgcatcttatactctgaaaaatatggtatttctttcCAGGATAGGATGTGCTggagagagaatttttttttctttaaggggTTGTGGTTCCGAAAGAGTTTGTGTCTTTATTTTGAGGCCTGCGAAATGGGAACGGATATCAGAACCATTAAGCTGCAGAGGTTACGCAACGCACGGTTGTTTACGCTCAAGATTTCTTCGGGGTTTGACGTCGCCAGAGTGCGTCGTCTGCAGCCTGTGCTTTTGTCGGCCATATTATTCCCCCTGTAAATATTGACAGGTGAATCTGAGGCCCCTCGTTCAAAAGGGAATCAGCCGAATTCAATGCGAGCATAGCAGCAGCAGAGAATTAAAGCAAGCATGGTGGGCTCCTGCGTTTTCAGCTCCGATTCGGCTTCCCTGTGACAAGGTGGAAGTTACGGGGGGTTGCGGCTTGCTATTGCTACGATTATTTagtgttttttaaaaggggggtggGATTTGGTCTGTTTAGAGAAGAGTTCCTGTGTTTCCCCTATACTGGATATTTGGGAAGTTTCTTTCAAGGTTAAATCCGATGCTGTATACCAAggctctccaaacctggcaactttgaagactcgtggacttcaactcccagaattcctcagccagccggctgaggaattctgggagttgaagtccatgagtcttcaaagttgccaagtttggagacttctGCTATAAGCCCAAGGCAAGCAGCCCTCCGCTTACAAGTCATGTTAGAACCTGCTCGTTGTCATTCTGTGACGGAGGAaccatggcacaggtggcacacggagccatattggTGGGCACGCCAGCTCAGCTCcggcacgcatgtgtgcactggccagctgatttttcacgcCTTCTATGCCCAACAGAAGtggggaaacaggctgtttttggcctctgggttgcgggaagccattttcaccctccccaggcttctagaaaggcTCTCGAGCCTGGGGAGTGCGAAAAACGGACCTTCCGCTCTGACTTGAAGTTGGCAAACAGGttgttttcagcctttttttttgtggggggaggctTTTTTTGCCATTCCCGGGCTCCTAGAAAGGGTCTggcacctggggagggcgaaaacgggaCCActgccatcgcgtgccaaaaggggGGGTTGCATGAGGGGAGTTGTGCACGAATGCGGGGGCGGGGAGGGTGCATAGAATCACGGGGtgggcacgcacacacatgcccccgtgctccccccgcttttggctggcgatggcaaaaaggttagccatccctatTCTAAGTTGTGACTAAGTTGTGACTATAAAGTggttattataataataataatgagctatccgcacaaatgccattaaggccaaaatcgaaaaatcctctgatgatgccaaatgcagactttgcaaagaagctgatgaaactgttgatcacatactcagctgctgtaaaaaaatcactcagactgattataaattgcggcacaattcagtagcacaaatgatccattggaatttgtgcaaaaattataatattaaaacagcaacaaactggtgggaacatcagcctgaaaaagtcaccgaaaatcagatggccaagatcttgtgggattttcacatacaaacggAGAAAATACTggggcataatacaccagacatcacactggttgagaaaaataaggtcataatcatagacatcgcaataccaggtgatagcagggtccgacgagaaggaatatgaaaaaatcgtgaaatatcaggacttaaaaatcaaaattcaacaattatggcacaaaccagcagtggtaattccagtggtaattggcacactgggtgctattccaaaagcactggaattacatttaaaacagttaaaaattgacaaaatcaccatcagtcaaatgcaaaaagccgcactgcttggatccgtacgcatattacaaaaatacgttacgacgtcctaggcccctgggtggggcccgactagtaaccaatgccaaatccggcgaaacaactggccgctgtgatacaattctgttgttgcgaataataataagtAATTATTAAGCGAACTCGATGGTCTGACTGCAGTTCATTTGCTCTTGATTTGCTCTTTAGATCATTGACCACATCATAGAAGAAAGCCAGAAAGCCAATCGGCTGGAGGATGACCGCTTGGCCCCTCCCGAAAAGGAACTGACCCACCCCTCGTCTCACGCAAACCCTTGGGTCTCCGGAGCGGATCTCCTCCAACACATTCCCAAACTCTTAATCGCAGAAGCCCCAACGCAAGGGCCCCGCGAAGCCCCCGAGGGTCTGGCCAACGGCGTGACGTCCCAGGAGGCCTCGCCGCCTTCCAGCAACGAGGGGGCAGATCACCCCAGAGGGGAAGATGGCGTCATCTCCGCAGGAAGCCCAAGCGAGAGCCAAAAGCAAAAAGCCGATGGAGGAGACCCggcaggagaggaggaggaggaggacgaaggcCACCAGACCGCCGACCTGAGGCTGCCAGATGGCTTCGACCAGGTCCCGTCCTCCGATCCCCCACTGCCCCAAGGCTCCTCGGCCACCGACGAGCCGCCTCCAGCCAAACCCCCCCGGCAGCTAACCATGGAGCCGGATATTGTGGCTAGCACGAAGAAGTCTGGCCCGGCCAGGCCCCCGCCTCCCGTGGCCCTCCCGCCCCCCAGGCCACCACCCCCTGCCCGGCCGGCCCCCCCACCGAGGAAGAAAAAGAGCGACTCGGAAATCGAGACCGGCAAGATTCCCGGCCTGGAAGGCAAGTTTCGATTTCCTTAGCCGAATCCTCCCTGAGGGGTCCCAGTCGGTccgctccacccacccacccctttcaaCTCCTGTCTTTCTCCCGCAGTTCCTCGGGATCCTTTTCCCCTCGGCGGCCTCCTGACCCCCAACGCCTCCCTGGACGCCATGGCCAAAGACTCTCAGCCTTCCCTGGACCTGGCGAGCGCCACCAGCGGCGATAAAGTGGTCACTGCTCAGGTGAGAAAATGGCGAGTGGAGGTTGGCCAGACCACTCCGGtcggggtttggggggggggaaggatgtgcTGCAGCCTCGGAGAGTGGGCTtaaagggggtggggggctcACCAAACGCCTGGGGGTAGGGGGTGCCTCTTAGAAGAGATTAGACATTCTGTGCATGTACAAAGCCAGAATTCCTGAGAGAAGATGGACCACCGTCCAGCTGAAGCCACTGTTTGGAGAAGGCTGTATTTGATTGGCAGGGAGGTGACAATGCCAGCATGCTcgatctcccccttcccccctccaagGGTCCTAATCTAGAGTCATGTTCTTGCTATTTTGCAAATCCTGTAGATGCTCGCTCTCAAATCAGAGGTCAAACCTCGTGGTTgagagactagaaagagtgcagagaagagcaaccaggatgatgaggcgACTAGGGAcgaaaacatagcaatagcagttagacttatataccgcttcatagggctttcagccctctctaagcggtttacagagtcagcatatcgcccccacagtctgggtcctcatttcacccacctcggaaggatggaaggctgagtcaaccctgagccggtgagattagaaccgctgaactgcagataacagtcagctgaagtggcctgcagtactgcaccctaaccactgcgccacctcggctcttaggaagaacggaagaacggttgcaggaactgggcctggctagtctagtgaagagaaggaccaggggagacaggatagcagtcttccaatatttgagaggctgccagagAAAGTAGGGAGttgagctattttccaaagcatctttgaagtccagaaaaggaagaatggatagaaactgaccaaggagagattcaacctggaaataaggaggaactttctgacagtgagaacaatcaaccaaaggaacagaagttgccttcggaagttgtgggagcttcatccctggaggctttccagaagagactggactgccacctgtcagaaatggtgtagggtctcctgcttgggtgtggggttggactagatgacctacaaggtcctttccaactctgttaatctgcatttgtatctaagaagcttcttcagttctggctcaATGGAGGAGCATGGAAGGATTTGGTCAGAGGTGTTCACTTTCCTGTTAGCATCTTTGCGAGGGATGCAAAAGTAGGAGGCCACCATATTGCAAGCCTTAAaagggaagccccccccctttctaGTTTTCTAGTCTGGCCTTTGTCCCCATCCTCTTCGCAGGACAGGTGGGATGGGGGATGGGGAGTGGGTCTCCCGCCTCTTTCTGATTTGCATTTCGTGCGCCTCCTTTAATTGCAGGAGAACGGGAAATCGGCAGACGGTCAGGTGGTGTTGAGCGAAGTGATCGGACCCCAGAGACCCAGATCGAACTCGGGGCGAGAACTCACAGACGAGGTAGGCTTGGCCGCCCTGGGCCCCTTTGCCTTTGCAGATTGGTCATGGCTGATGGAGggattgggcgggggggggggggctcttcccaGCCATGGTTCCTGCAGAGCTGTGTCCCGTCCAGAGGTTTGCCAGCTGGAAGCCCCTCTAGGCAAAAGGGATCAGCTCTTTGTGGTCGCAGAAGAAAGGGCCCTTCCCTTGTAAAGGCCTAGTGACCCCTCCGGTTTGCCCCTTCGATGCATCTTGACCCAAATCCatcttgttgtggcctgccggcggccagaagagctggcaacagagtcggacagtgaggaggttggggaggaacatgggccagtcctgggggttgatgaaagttcagacgagggctctgcgtcggaggcagagagggagctaaacagcagtgaggcagaggaacagctggagcctgttcccagtgtgcggatgcgcagagctgccaaaagacaagaacaactaagaaagcagggttgacttgggtgtaaagccacaccttggaggtgattggcccctcccataggaaacaaaagaggagcgaacggggagCGGGCTTTTGCCGggaacaatttgttccttcggtcatttcaagagtggaaagttctgtttgtgactataagagactctgtgccaagttttgccttgccctgcatttggaaactagttatccaagcgagataaggttcgtgtggataaacattcctctgaaagactgtttgctaagccttgctgactgtgaatgaaaggaattcacagtcatgtaaataaaagaggttttgccgggaccaaaagtctgcttcatgcttgttaaggaagaTTGAGTCAGAACACGTCTCCATCCCTCGACTGCCACCCTGGAAGGATCCCAAAAGATGAAGCTCACCGCTCTCTCTCCTGCCCTTCCCTGTAGGAAATCCTGGCCAGCGTCATGATCAAGAACCTGGACACGGGCGAGGAGATACCCCTGAGCCTGGCGGAGGAAAAGCTGCCCACGGGCATCAACCCCCTAACATTGCATATCATGCGACGGACGAAGGAATACGTCAGGTACGGTGGTGCCCACTGCCCATTTCTCTTGCTTGCCCCACTCAGCGGCTGCCCCCGAGCACGCATGGGGCTGCAAGGAGGCGCATGAGCCACAGGGCCACAGCTCTTTGGGGCTCCTGGTCATGCTCACCACAGCCGAGAAGGACTGAAGGTTAGCagtggcctcctgcagccactgGTGCCACCTTTACCTCCAAAGGCTGAGCCTGGCACACCACAGTCTTCCTCTTCGATGCCCCAAAGATTTTGGGTCCTCGGTTATCTAACACTgaacctcccccccttccttcccgcTTGCCTTGCACAGTAACGACGGGGCCCAGTCGGATGATGAAGACAAAATGCAGCTGCAGCAGAGCGACACCGATGGGGGCCGTTTGAAACAGAAAACGTGAGGCTCTTTGGGTGAAAGGTGGTGGGGTGTCTGTCCATTTTATTAGTGGGGTTTTGGGGGAAAATCAGGACTGACCGAAATGGCTTCAGCCTGCAAACCAGAACAACTGTTTTCAGGGATGTTTTTTTTGCTCCTCCCATTTCTGTCCTCTTTCTCGGAGGTTTCTGGAAGTTGTGGCCcatcagtggccagcagagctggcagcagattcggacagtgaggagggttggggaggaacctgggccagtcctggagtctggggaaggctcggatgagggctctgtgttggaggcagagaggggggcagggctGTAtaccagttatcagttgccttcagagtcagacatcagtgaggcagaagaacagctggagcctgttcccagtgtgcgcgtgcACAGAGTTGCCggacaaagggaagagctaaagaacaggggtcaacttgggagaaaggccacaggtggacgatgaatggcccctcccagaggaaataaaagaggagcgaaaggggagtggagtttgcaggagaccgttagttcccttaattggttcctgactctccgagactccttgccaagttctgcagagatcgtcctggcagctctccaagccagataaggtctgcgactgtaaatcctcccttgaaagactttgctggaggtgaatgagcagaactcaCAGCCTATGTCAGGACAGCCCCCCCCAATTTTCTCAGGGACACAAGGCTACCAGCCAGACCTCTCCCTAACCCTGCCTTGAGCTTCCAAAGCAATCACGGACTCGTCTCATGGCAGAAAAATCAAGCTTTCAAGGTTTTCGGTCTGAATCCCTCCAGATGTAGCTTTGCCCCACAAGCCCGTCCGTCAAACAGGCTGAAGAGgcaggggggggcgggggggactcCGAAAGGAGATCCAGGCCGACCAAAACAGCTGGCCAtggaacttttttctttccttggccTTACGAAGGACGCAGCTGAAGAAATTCCTGGGCAAATCGGTCAAGAGGGCTCGTCATCTGGCCGAAGAGTACGGAGAACGGGCCGTCAACAAAGTGAAGAGCGTTCGAGACGAAGGTGGGTAAGGCAGGGAGTCGGGGGGGGAGAGCGGGGAGCTTCTCCTGAAGCCTAAAGTGGATGGGGGGAGACAGGGCTGAATTTATGAGTTCCGCTACCTTTGTTTGATAAAGACCCCATCCCTTCCGTGGTTGCACGGAGGAGACCATCTTACCCAAAGTCTGTAGGAATGATTCAAACCTTGCCGGAAGGGCCCACCGCTGGTTTTGCAAGCCAACACCCCCCACTCCACTTCCTGGTGTTTCACCCTTGGCATTCCTGGGTCAAAATGGAAGTCAAAGCAAGGaaaagcctcccccccctccctccttggcACAGAACAGCTTCCATGCCCGCCTCGCCATTTCTTTGCATCCAAAGGTGCTGTTTAAAGGCAGAATGATTGAGGAAATTCTAGGGTTTGGGTTTTCATTCTTGCCAGCAACCTCCGGAGTGTGTCATTGTGAGAAGGCCACGTTCATTTACTGATTAGCCTTTAGGACATAACATAACAAGGTTCAAACATCAATTACCAATAAAGTTCTATGCAAACGATTTAAAACAAGAACAGGGTAAAAATAcgatagttaccatatttttcagagtataagacacacctttttaaacccaaaaaagggtgaaaatctgggtgtgtcttatatatgGAATAGaagcattttttggcctcccaaaacccctccctctttgcaaaaatggccatgcatagcctttaggaggcttccagagtgctcctgggggctggggagggcaaaaatgagcgaaaaacaggaggcactctataagcctcctaaaggctatgcgtgccatttttttgacaaaaaaaaacatttttggaaggtctgcagagtgcagaaactttttttttaattcaccccttcaaaatcttggtgcgtcttatactccgaaaaattcaGTATAGGATAAAATACAATCATTTGATACATAAATATGTCAAATAGAAGATGTATCCTCacatgctctctctctccctccctccctcccttccctctctttttctttctttctctctccccctctctttatttctctttctcgttctctatctttctctctcttctttctcttttttctttctccccctctctcttcctccctctccctctaccccccctctctccctctctctttttctttctctctccccctctctttatttctctttctcgttctctatctttctctcctttgtctttttctctttctcccccctctctctttctccctctaccccctccctctttctttctctctctctctctcagtcttccACACGGATCAAGACGACCCGTCGTCCAGCGATGACGAGGGCATGCCGTACACCCGGCCGGTGAAATTCAAAGCCGCCCACGGCTTCAAGGGGCCCTACGACTTCGAGCAAGTGAAGGTCGTGCAGGATCTCAGCGGGGAGCACATGGTGAGCTGCGtcaccacctccacctcctcctccccggTGGTCTGGCCAGAGGGGCTGTGCA from Thamnophis elegans isolate rThaEle1 chromosome 12, rThaEle1.pri, whole genome shotgun sequence encodes the following:
- the WDR44 gene encoding LOW QUALITY PROTEIN: WD repeat-containing protein 44 (The sequence of the model RefSeq protein was modified relative to this genomic sequence to represent the inferred CDS: inserted 2 bases in 2 codons), producing the protein MASDSDTEELFYDASEDVAQHGGSPSASPTKVTGTSALKEPDGGSLVDEHEGGKDLDIKQDDPKKIIDHIIEESQKANRLEDDRLAPPEKELTHPSSHANPWVSGADLLQHIPKLLIAEAPTQGPREAPEGLANGVTSQEASPPSSNEGADHPRGEDGVISAGSPSESQKQKADGGDPAGEEEEEDEGHQTADLRLPDGFDQVPSSDPPLPQGSSATDEPPPAKPPRQLTMEPDIVASTKKSGPARPPPPVALPPPRPPPPARPAPPPRKKKSDSEIETGKIPGLEVPRDPFPLGGLLTPNASLDAMAKDSQPSLDLASATSGDKVVTAQENGKSADGQVVLSEVIGPQRPRSNSGRELTDEEILASVMIKNLDTGEEIPLSLAEEKLPTGINPLTLHIMRRTKEYVSNDGAQSDDEDKMQLQQSDTDGGRLKQKTTQLKKFLGKSVKRARHLAEEYGERAVNKVKSVRDEVFHTDQDDPSSSDDEGMPYTRPVKFKAAHGFKGPYDFEQVKVVQDLSGEHMGAVWTMKFSHCGRLLASAGQDNLVRIWVLKTAFDYFNNMRMKYNSEGRVSPSPSQESLNSAKSDNDMGVCSGTDEDADDKSTPFRQRPFCKYKGHTADLLDLSWSKNYFLLSSSMDKTVRLWHISRXECLCCFQHIDFVTAIAFHPRDDRYFLSGSLDGKLRLWNIPDKKVALWNEVDGQTKLITAANFCQNGKYAVIGTYDGRCIFYDTEHLKYHTQIHVRSTRGRNRVGRKITGXEPLPGENKILVTSNDSRIRLYDLRDLSLSMKYKGYVNSSSQIKASFSHDFTYIVSGSEDKYVYIWSTYHDLSKFLLRQENRNDFWEGVKAHNAVVTSAIFAPNPSLMVSSETPEKPPGESKSEDSGAADPIPSCALKADHTEVLLSADFTGAIKVFINKKKISLEEPPVTPQPCHHGTRV